Proteins from a single region of Corynebacterium pseudogenitalium:
- a CDS encoding anchored repeat-type ABC transporter permease subunit produces the protein MLEIGFLQFLADVANPHLAFLPRALTAAVLASVLCAVVGCFVVLRGMAFIGDAVAHAVFPGVALAFALQVSVLLGGAVAGLIVAVLIAVLSQRRALKEDAVIGIVFAAAFALGLVIISRVEGYTASLSSFLFGSLTGVSERDLIVSAATCAVIVSLVVVLRPWLTAVALDRETARAMNVRVALLDLVLYLCVTAAVVVSVQTIGNILVLALLVTPASAARLFTDNLETMMILAALIGVVGSVVGVWLAWSFDSPTGATIVLCVTAIFGASWLFARKGARA, from the coding sequence GTGCTTGAGATCGGGTTTCTGCAATTCTTGGCTGACGTGGCCAACCCGCACCTGGCGTTCTTGCCGCGCGCGTTGACGGCGGCAGTGTTGGCGTCCGTGTTGTGCGCGGTCGTTGGGTGTTTTGTGGTGCTGCGCGGTATGGCGTTTATCGGGGATGCGGTGGCACACGCCGTGTTTCCGGGTGTTGCGTTGGCGTTCGCGCTGCAGGTGTCGGTGCTGCTCGGTGGGGCCGTTGCCGGGTTGATCGTGGCGGTGTTGATTGCAGTGCTGTCGCAACGGCGTGCGCTGAAAGAGGACGCGGTGATTGGCATTGTGTTTGCGGCCGCGTTCGCGCTTGGCCTGGTGATTATTTCGCGTGTTGAGGGCTACACAGCGTCGCTGAGTTCGTTCTTGTTTGGTTCGCTGACAGGTGTGAGTGAGCGCGACCTTATAGTCAGTGCTGCGACGTGTGCTGTCATTGTGTCGCTGGTGGTGGTGTTACGGCCGTGGCTGACCGCGGTGGCGCTCGACCGAGAGACGGCGCGCGCGATGAACGTGCGCGTCGCGCTCCTGGACTTGGTGTTGTACCTGTGTGTGACGGCCGCGGTGGTGGTTTCGGTGCAGACGATCGGCAACATTCTGGTGTTGGCACTGTTGGTTACCCCGGCGTCCGCCGCGCGACTGTTTACAGACAACCTGGAGACCATGATGATCCTCGCCGCGCTGATTGGCGTGGTAGGCAGCGTGGTTGGTGTATGGCTGGCGTGGTCGTTTGACTCGCCGACCGGCGCAACTATCGTGCTGTGCGTGACGGCAATCTTCGGTGCGAGCTGGTTGTTCGCTAGGAAGGGGGCTCGGGCATGA
- a CDS encoding anchored repeat-type ABC transporter ATP-binding subunit yields MSTQPLIEVRGLRAGYPGRPVFEGVDLLVPAGQFVALLGPNGAGKTTLMRATLGLIPGTAGTVRVGECTGHAVRKVVGYVPQRHDVAWDFPIDVASAVMNATLDLRPWYARPKAEHHEAVAEALEAVNLQDLAYRPIAALSGGQRQRVLVARALVRRPGALFLDEPFTGLDIPSTEQLLALFRQLASRGIAIVMSTHNIVEAVDSCDRLLLFRGGIVADGAPADLDDARPWMDTFGVGPDSPWLAALQTHVKEVSRA; encoded by the coding sequence GTGAGCACGCAACCGCTTATAGAGGTGCGAGGCTTGCGCGCCGGGTACCCGGGTCGCCCGGTGTTTGAGGGCGTTGATCTTCTTGTGCCTGCCGGGCAGTTCGTCGCGCTGCTCGGTCCGAACGGGGCGGGGAAGACCACGCTGATGCGTGCAACGCTCGGCCTGATTCCCGGCACAGCCGGAACGGTGCGGGTAGGGGAGTGTACGGGCCACGCGGTGCGCAAAGTGGTGGGGTACGTCCCGCAGCGTCACGACGTCGCCTGGGATTTCCCGATCGATGTCGCGTCCGCTGTCATGAACGCCACGCTTGACCTGCGCCCGTGGTACGCGCGGCCTAAGGCGGAGCACCACGAAGCTGTGGCGGAAGCACTCGAAGCTGTGAACCTCCAAGACCTGGCGTACCGGCCGATCGCGGCGCTCTCCGGAGGGCAGCGCCAACGCGTATTGGTGGCGCGCGCCCTGGTGCGTCGTCCAGGCGCGCTGTTCCTCGACGAGCCGTTCACCGGCCTCGATATCCCGTCTACTGAGCAGCTGCTAGCGCTGTTTCGTCAGCTGGCTTCCCGCGGAATCGCGATCGTGATGTCCACACACAACATCGTGGAGGCTGTTGACTCTTGTGATCGCCTCCTGCTGTTCCGCGGTGGCATCGTCGCGGACGGGGCTCCCGCTGATCTTGACGACGCCCGCCCCTGGATGGACACGTTCGGCGTCGGCCCGGATTCGCCATGGCTGGCGGCGCTGCAAACACATGTGAAAGAGGTATCCCGTGCTTGA
- a CDS encoding choice-of-anchor M domain-containing protein produces the protein MKLRIIPLMVAAMIVATPAIANAQAANNDPALQQVVSADEAIAPAGEHTVIDAGHVDLGATFNGDTLEFLARDDTQQPPVWRHLDDVVFRVTDAAKQTLPDGDDFAFTGAKPGADVWVIPQTEVAGVPWLGWNTQAASLLEHSGNGVSLEFGGHEGPGEFSLFLQPGGFHAPQLLWTTTEPGVQPMWVEPNTHTHANWVFTEPGVHLVGVRAVVKDDAGTVHTDEQLVRVAVGDGTDVAAAQSAQFNGPWREGAASEEQADNQSTLNAGLIAGGVIGVLVLALVALLVARSRKERRA, from the coding sequence ATGAAACTTCGAATTATCCCACTGATGGTTGCTGCGATGATCGTGGCAACTCCTGCGATTGCGAATGCGCAGGCCGCCAACAACGATCCTGCGTTACAACAGGTGGTCAGCGCAGATGAGGCGATTGCGCCAGCCGGTGAGCACACAGTTATTGACGCCGGACACGTCGATCTAGGCGCGACATTCAACGGGGATACCCTTGAATTTCTCGCTCGCGACGACACACAGCAACCGCCCGTATGGCGTCACCTCGACGACGTGGTGTTCCGCGTGACCGATGCCGCGAAGCAAACCCTCCCCGACGGCGACGACTTCGCCTTCACCGGCGCAAAGCCAGGTGCGGACGTCTGGGTGATCCCACAGACTGAGGTTGCCGGGGTGCCGTGGCTGGGGTGGAACACGCAGGCCGCGAGCCTGCTCGAACACTCCGGAAACGGCGTGAGCCTGGAGTTCGGCGGACACGAAGGGCCAGGCGAGTTCTCCCTGTTCCTGCAACCGGGCGGGTTCCACGCACCACAGTTGCTGTGGACGACTACTGAGCCGGGTGTGCAGCCAATGTGGGTGGAGCCGAACACGCATACCCACGCCAATTGGGTCTTCACCGAGCCGGGAGTGCACCTGGTCGGGGTGCGAGCAGTGGTGAAGGATGACGCTGGCACCGTTCACACGGACGAGCAGTTGGTGCGCGTGGCTGTAGGCGACGGGACGGACGTAGCGGCGGCGCAGTCCGCACAGTTCAACGGGCCGTGGCGCGAGGGTGCTGCGTCGGAAGAACAGGCAGATAACCAGAGCACGCTGAATGCGGGGCTGATCGCTGGTGGGGTGATCGGTGTGTTGGTGCTCGCGCTGGTGGCGCTTCTAGTGGCGCGTTCTCGGAAGGAGCGTCGCGCGTGA